The following proteins are co-located in the Gloeocapsa sp. PCC 7428 genome:
- a CDS encoding 2OG-Fe(II) oxygenase, protein MRSLLSKVQASGIITEPFPHIVVKDALDEDLCAKLMAEYPSIDTLKQSRDNLLSTTYSNVRFHYLAEDAFNDEQISSTWKEFIRLHTSTLFLQQFIALFKEHIFQFYPNFEQDYGSFDSLTSGVRKIDTFETSDVLLDALICVNTPVTNSPTSVRAAHIDFADKLFAGLFYLRDTKDDSTGGDLELYKFKNGKPQGFRSNALPDYAIELCKTIKYERNVLVLFLNSINAVHGVTVRSITDYPRYFVNLVGEVNKPLFDNSKYQEANHIKYWRKIKSFISTAR, encoded by the coding sequence ATGAGAAGCCTGTTATCCAAAGTACAAGCTAGTGGCATTATTACCGAACCTTTTCCTCACATTGTTGTTAAAGATGCTCTAGATGAAGATTTATGCGCCAAGTTAATGGCAGAATATCCATCGATTGATACCCTAAAACAAAGTAGGGATAATCTACTATCAACAACTTATAGCAACGTAAGATTTCATTATTTAGCAGAAGATGCCTTTAATGACGAACAAATAAGTTCAACGTGGAAAGAATTTATACGACTTCATACATCGACTCTATTTCTTCAGCAATTTATTGCTTTATTTAAAGAGCATATTTTCCAGTTTTATCCTAATTTTGAGCAAGACTACGGTTCCTTTGACTCGCTAACTTCTGGAGTTAGAAAAATTGACACATTTGAAACCTCAGATGTATTGTTGGATGCACTTATATGTGTAAACACTCCTGTAACTAATAGTCCAACTTCAGTAAGGGCGGCACATATTGATTTTGCTGATAAGTTATTCGCTGGCTTATTTTATCTGCGCGATACAAAAGATGATTCTACAGGAGGAGATTTAGAACTTTATAAATTCAAAAATGGTAAACCTCAGGGATTTAGAAGTAATGCCCTACCAGATTATGCTATTGAACTTTGTAAAACAATTAAGTATGAGCGTAATGTACTTGTACTGTTTTTAAATTCAATTAATGCAGTACATGGAGTCACAGTACGTTCAATAACAGATTATCCAAGATATTTTGTAAATCTTGTTGGAGAAGTTAACAAACCTTTGTTTGATAACTCAAAATACCAAGAGGCTAATCACATTAAGTATTGGAGAAAAATTAAAAGTTTTATCAGCACAGCTAGGTAG
- a CDS encoding SIS domain-containing protein yields the protein MQCIDNKAYVLQVVELLKLEAEAITKAANRLQSEQVEKAVEILANCRGKVVLAGVGKSGIVARKIAATLTSTGTLAVYLHPADALHGDLGIVTSDDVAMVLSNSGETDELVVMLPHLKARQVPIIALVGNLRSTLARNADVVMDAAVDKEACPFNLAPTTSTTVALSIGDALAMTLMQVKGLTPEGFALNHPAGRLGKRLTLRVRDLMHTGVENPTVSPQASWIEVLTTISKGGLGAVNVVDELGHLLGIITDGDLRRLLQKSQHQDLASLTAIAIMSANPVVVSPELLAFHALELMENRPSQISMLPVVDAQQHCIGLIRLHDIVRCGI from the coding sequence ATGCAATGTATTGACAATAAAGCTTATGTTTTACAAGTTGTAGAACTGCTCAAGCTAGAAGCAGAAGCAATTACTAAAGCCGCAAATCGTCTCCAGTCAGAACAAGTCGAAAAGGCGGTTGAAATATTAGCAAATTGTCGAGGGAAAGTGGTGCTGGCTGGCGTTGGCAAGTCAGGAATTGTTGCACGTAAAATTGCTGCAACTTTAACAAGTACAGGAACGCTAGCTGTTTATTTGCATCCTGCTGATGCGCTACATGGTGATTTGGGAATCGTCACATCAGATGATGTTGCCATGGTTTTAAGTAATAGTGGTGAAACAGATGAACTTGTCGTTATGTTACCGCACCTAAAAGCTCGACAAGTGCCTATTATTGCTTTAGTTGGCAATCTGCGCTCTACTTTAGCTCGTAATGCTGATGTCGTGATGGATGCTGCGGTAGACAAAGAAGCGTGTCCCTTCAATCTTGCGCCGACGACGAGTACAACAGTTGCTTTGTCGATTGGCGATGCGCTAGCGATGACTTTAATGCAAGTTAAAGGATTAACACCCGAAGGTTTTGCGTTGAATCATCCAGCAGGGCGTTTAGGAAAGCGCTTGACCTTGCGAGTGCGAGACTTAATGCACACTGGGGTAGAAAATCCCACTGTGTCGCCACAAGCTTCTTGGATTGAAGTATTAACCACAATTAGTAAAGGAGGCTTGGGTGCTGTCAATGTAGTTGACGAGTTAGGTCATTTGCTAGGGATTATTACAGATGGAGATTTGCGGCGCTTGCTGCAAAAATCCCAACATCAGGATTTGGCATCATTAACCGCGATCGCAATCATGAGTGCAAATCCTGTTGTCGTTTCCCCCGAATTACTCGCGTTTCATGCGCTGGAATTGATGGAAAATCGACCATCACAAATCTCAATGCTACCTGTTGTTGATGCGCAACAGCACTGTATCGGTTTGATTCGCCTGCACGATATTGTGCGGTGCGGAATTTAA
- the kdsB gene encoding 3-deoxy-manno-octulosonate cytidylyltransferase translates to MKILAVIPARYDSQRFPGKPLVMIEDRPMVQWVYEAAKSCPAFSKVVVATDSDLVAECVQKFGGAVEMTSSAHQTGTDRVAEVAQRYPQMQAIANVQGDQPFVTAEMLMQLVAPYLEGQAPDMTTLACPLEHEADYLNPNAVKVLCDRNGRALYFSRSPIPYFRNQGLAPVFHHLGLYAFRRDFLADYAQLTPTPLEHCEGLEQLRVLEHGYSIIVCQTQKAVLEINTPGDLLQAKSLFAKSTV, encoded by the coding sequence ATGAAAATCTTGGCTGTTATTCCTGCACGTTACGACTCACAACGCTTTCCTGGTAAACCTTTAGTGATGATTGAAGATCGTCCGATGGTGCAGTGGGTTTATGAAGCAGCTAAGAGTTGTCCTGCATTTAGTAAAGTTGTCGTCGCAACTGACAGCGATTTGGTAGCAGAATGCGTACAAAAATTTGGCGGTGCGGTAGAAATGACAAGCAGCGCACATCAAACAGGTACAGATCGCGTTGCAGAAGTTGCGCAAAGATATCCACAGATGCAAGCGATCGCTAATGTTCAAGGAGATCAACCTTTTGTAACGGCTGAAATGCTCATGCAATTAGTTGCGCCTTATCTTGAAGGTCAAGCACCAGATATGACAACGTTAGCTTGCCCATTAGAACACGAAGCAGATTATCTTAACCCAAATGCCGTGAAAGTGCTATGCGATCGCAACGGTCGCGCGCTATACTTTTCGCGTTCTCCGATTCCCTACTTTCGCAATCAAGGTTTGGCTCCAGTTTTTCACCACCTTGGACTGTATGCCTTTAGACGCGACTTTCTTGCGGACTATGCTCAACTAACACCGACACCGCTAGAACACTGTGAAGGGCTAGAACAATTGCGCGTTCTAGAACACGGATACTCAATTATTGTTTGCCAAACACAAAAAGCTGTACTTGAGATTAATACTCCTGGAGATTTGCTGCAAGCAAAATCCTTATTTGCCAAAAGCACCGTTTGA
- a CDS encoding glycosyltransferase family 4 protein, with protein sequence MKKILLATDRKFWHQEQGSAKRISDLYEYLVRKKFDVYIFFIGKITPTEIDSIKLAYNGEFKIFNKGSGFLSIDCDINARFAALKKAELWLKKKARPLKKLLLSHSSQVQIKQDKLINMTDFFSQEHQDYFRTICRELNPEVVIVEYLRIAYLVRDFDKVGIEALTLIDTHDVAHQRYQRFQANGEQEIKITEDQEKQLLSIFDVIIAIQSKDKETFQKMLPEHHVIQVSYACEPKKYEYLNSSPINITYVAGPNSSNKRAIADFLHKVWCKLVTKFEQKIQLNIVGKICEELTDVKIPANVKLTGWIDELETVYQEADIIINPVYFGTGLKIKNVEALSYSKPLVTTTIGAEGLEHGINKAFLVSDRPKETFEQLSTLITNEKLRKELSDKAYAFACQNFTEQQVYQELYQVLTQQNSNL encoded by the coding sequence ATGAAAAAAATACTACTAGCTACCGATCGCAAATTCTGGCATCAAGAGCAAGGTTCAGCAAAACGAATTTCTGACTTGTATGAGTATCTAGTTCGAAAAAAGTTTGATGTTTATATCTTTTTCATTGGAAAAATAACACCCACAGAAATCGATTCGATTAAACTTGCTTACAACGGCGAGTTCAAGATCTTTAATAAAGGTTCTGGTTTTTTGAGCATTGATTGCGATATCAATGCTAGATTTGCTGCTTTGAAAAAAGCAGAGCTTTGGCTGAAAAAGAAGGCAAGACCTTTAAAAAAGTTATTACTTAGTCACTCTTCACAGGTTCAAATTAAACAAGATAAGCTAATAAATATGACTGATTTTTTCAGTCAAGAACATCAAGATTATTTTCGTACTATATGCCGAGAACTAAATCCTGAGGTAGTTATTGTTGAGTATCTCAGAATAGCTTATTTAGTTCGAGACTTTGATAAAGTTGGCATAGAAGCGTTAACTTTGATAGATACGCATGATGTAGCACATCAAAGATATCAAAGATTTCAAGCGAATGGCGAACAAGAAATAAAAATTACGGAAGACCAGGAAAAACAACTTTTAAGTATATTTGATGTTATTATCGCAATTCAGAGTAAAGATAAAGAAACTTTTCAGAAAATGCTACCTGAACATCATGTAATTCAGGTAAGCTATGCCTGTGAGCCTAAGAAATATGAATATTTAAATAGTTCACCTATTAATATTACTTATGTTGCAGGTCCTAATTCTTCTAATAAACGCGCGATCGCGGACTTCCTTCATAAAGTTTGGTGTAAACTTGTAACAAAATTTGAACAAAAAATACAATTGAATATTGTAGGCAAAATTTGCGAAGAATTAACTGATGTTAAAATACCTGCTAATGTTAAACTAACTGGATGGATTGACGAGTTAGAAACTGTATATCAAGAAGCAGATATTATCATCAATCCGGTGTATTTTGGAACAGGGCTTAAAATAAAAAACGTTGAAGCTTTAAGCTACAGTAAACCTTTAGTGACTACTACAATTGGTGCTGAAGGGCTAGAACACGGAATCAACAAAGCTTTCTTAGTAAGCGATCGTCCTAAAGAGACGTTTGAGCAGTTATCTACATTAATTACGAATGAGAAACTAAGAAAAGAATTATCAGATAAAGCTTATGCTTTTGCTTGTCAAAACTTTACTGAACAGCAGGTGTATCAAGAACTTTATCAAGTATTAACGCAGCAAAATTCTAATTTATAG
- a CDS encoding glycosyltransferase has product MPTFNRAHLLEQQLSWLANCLNSFEPECAIIISDNFSTDTTLEVIQKWQPIFASTQLHINIFSV; this is encoded by the coding sequence ATTCCAACCTTCAATCGCGCACACTTATTAGAGCAACAGTTATCCTGGCTAGCTAACTGTCTCAATAGCTTTGAACCTGAGTGCGCAATTATTATCTCAGATAACTTTTCGACTGATACAACTTTAGAAGTCATCCAAAAGTGGCAGCCTATTTTTGCTTCTACTCAGCTACATATCAATATATTCTCAGTGTAG
- the kdsA gene encoding 3-deoxy-8-phosphooctulonate synthase, producing MIQTQITNNIAIGDNCPLALIGGPCVIESGDFTLFMAEQIAKVCDRLGISFIFKSSFDKANRTSINSFRGQNLETGLQILQRVKEEVGVPVLTDIHESYQAALVAEVVDVLQIPAFLCRQTDLLLAAAATGKAVNVKKGQFLGPWDMKNVVRKLETGGTKRILLTERGTSFGYNTLVVDFRSLPQMREFGYPVVFDATHSVQMPGGQGDKSGGQRQFVPYLARAAAAIGIDALFMEVHENPDIAPSDGPNMIPLAQLESVLKQVLNVRNSLQAVPTTV from the coding sequence ATGATTCAAACTCAAATTACAAATAATATTGCAATTGGTGACAACTGTCCTCTTGCCTTAATTGGCGGTCCTTGCGTGATTGAGTCTGGGGACTTTACGCTATTTATGGCAGAACAGATTGCAAAGGTGTGCGATCGCTTAGGAATTTCGTTCATTTTCAAATCTTCATTTGACAAAGCTAACCGTACCTCAATCAATTCTTTCCGAGGACAAAACTTAGAAACCGGACTGCAAATTTTGCAACGAGTTAAAGAAGAAGTTGGAGTTCCTGTCCTGACTGATATTCACGAAAGCTATCAAGCTGCACTTGTAGCCGAAGTTGTGGATGTTCTACAAATTCCTGCTTTTTTGTGTCGCCAAACCGATTTATTACTCGCCGCTGCTGCAACAGGTAAAGCTGTCAACGTCAAAAAAGGACAATTTTTAGGTCCTTGGGATATGAAAAACGTTGTTCGCAAGCTAGAGACAGGCGGAACCAAGCGTATCTTATTAACTGAACGCGGCACAAGTTTCGGCTACAACACCTTAGTCGTCGATTTTCGTTCATTACCGCAAATGCGCGAGTTTGGCTATCCTGTTGTTTTTGATGCAACGCACAGCGTCCAAATGCCAGGGGGACAAGGTGACAAATCAGGAGGACAGCGCCAGTTTGTCCCCTACTTAGCCCGCGCGGCTGCTGCGATTGGGATCGATGCCTTATTCATGGAAGTTCACGAGAATCCTGACATTGCACCTAGCGATGGTCCCAATATGATCCCCCTAGCACAACTAGAATCAGTTCTTAAACAAGTTCTTAACGTGCGTAATAGTTTGCAAGCTGTCCCCACAACCGTGTAA
- a CDS encoding DapH/DapD/GlmU-related protein: MASSSTQDIWTRLFKRQTHDDLQSIGLSLWSRFWMKFAWSGYFGRFATRLASWTAPPYRQRRRLARYHRKGYISPSASICHHNVQLGTNVFIGDRVTIYQDDRTGSVKIGDRVRIHQDVCIETGAGGSVAIGADTGIQPRCQFSAYKAPIHIGRGVMIAPNCAFYPYDHGIAPHEPIKNQPLQTKGGITIDDDAWLGYGVIVLDGVRIGKGAVVGAGAVVTKDIPDGAIAVGSPARVINMRSTLVKNNIS, from the coding sequence ATGGCATCCTCCTCAACACAAGATATTTGGACTCGCCTTTTCAAACGGCAGACGCACGACGACCTACAAAGTATTGGTTTAAGTCTCTGGTCGCGCTTTTGGATGAAGTTTGCTTGGTCGGGCTATTTCGGGCGTTTTGCTACTCGCTTAGCTAGTTGGACTGCTCCACCTTACAGACAACGCCGTCGTTTGGCGCGTTACCATCGCAAAGGTTACATCTCGCCTAGTGCTAGTATTTGCCATCACAATGTGCAACTAGGTACTAATGTTTTCATTGGCGATCGCGTCACGATCTATCAAGATGATCGTACTGGTTCGGTGAAGATAGGCGATCGCGTCCGCATTCATCAAGATGTTTGTATTGAAACTGGCGCTGGTGGTAGCGTTGCGATCGGAGCAGATACAGGTATTCAACCTCGATGTCAGTTCTCCGCGTACAAAGCGCCAATTCACATTGGTCGTGGGGTCATGATTGCACCAAACTGCGCTTTTTATCCCTACGATCATGGCATTGCACCTCATGAACCAATTAAAAATCAACCCTTACAAACAAAAGGAGGCATCACAATTGATGATGATGCGTGGTTAGGCTATGGAGTCATCGTTTTAGATGGAGTCCGGATCGGGAAAGGAGCCGTAGTCGGTGCAGGTGCGGTTGTCACTAAAGATATTCCCGATGGTGCGATCGCCGTCGGCTCGCCCGCGCGTGTTATTAATATGCGCAGCACCCTCGTTAAGAACAATATTTCATAA
- a CDS encoding polysialyltransferase family glycosyltransferase: MSQTKTIKRLVACFGSIQLVTALSVLSYRAKEQQELNCSYEDYLVITPLFAPQGQNEEFAAFIKKMANSIYSWKKIVYLSMEQTKFLTDKINSSNLSEVAKLVYKLLDLETPDEIYLSRTWNLENQLLMNVYESAEKICYGDGIGIYFSYTAFLPQNTSQEATLTLSSLYKSFKKQIKGVLPKKRKFRQQEFDIGYFSLPYAFGEIPPMETVVLDRSVYLKTFQNLRKGLDNLIDANYINKLKATIHNHPVSILLSSNFSEASRMPLEQEIEAYRKFIISQKIPEDSILLIKPHPRDSKQKILQLKSNLSDLYTKIVLLNEDFLFYLPFEVLFMELFLNAELAQLQKPKIFTFSSACLTLEFLFDTECIVGFGSEIVEKYFYPEHIEGRIKHEVDLQSTINEVRGLVAA, translated from the coding sequence ATGTCACAAACAAAAACAATCAAGCGCTTGGTAGCTTGCTTTGGGAGTATTCAGCTAGTTACAGCTTTATCTGTTCTCAGCTATAGAGCCAAAGAACAGCAAGAATTAAACTGTAGCTATGAAGATTATCTTGTCATCACGCCTTTATTTGCACCTCAAGGACAAAATGAGGAGTTTGCTGCTTTTATTAAAAAGATGGCTAACTCCATCTACTCATGGAAAAAAATTGTTTATCTTTCAATGGAACAAACCAAGTTCCTCACGGACAAAATTAATTCCTCTAATTTATCGGAAGTTGCCAAATTAGTCTACAAACTTTTAGACCTTGAAACTCCTGACGAAATCTATCTTTCCAGAACCTGGAATTTAGAAAATCAACTTTTGATGAATGTTTATGAATCTGCTGAAAAAATCTGTTACGGAGACGGTATCGGAATCTACTTTTCTTATACAGCTTTCTTACCACAAAATACATCACAAGAAGCTACGCTCACTTTAAGTAGTCTATATAAATCCTTTAAAAAACAAATTAAAGGCGTTCTTCCTAAAAAGAGAAAGTTTCGTCAACAAGAGTTTGATATTGGTTATTTTTCATTACCGTATGCTTTTGGTGAAATTCCACCTATGGAAACAGTTGTTTTGGATAGGTCAGTCTACTTAAAAACTTTTCAGAACCTTAGAAAAGGATTAGATAACTTAATTGATGCTAATTACATCAACAAGTTAAAAGCAACTATTCACAATCATCCTGTATCAATTTTGCTATCTTCCAACTTTTCTGAAGCAAGTAGAATGCCTTTAGAACAAGAAATTGAAGCGTACAGAAAATTTATTATATCTCAAAAGATACCAGAAGATTCAATTCTTTTAATTAAACCGCATCCTAGAGACTCAAAACAGAAAATACTACAATTAAAGTCTAATTTGAGCGATCTTTACACAAAGATTGTTCTGCTCAATGAGGACTTTTTATTTTACCTTCCGTTTGAGGTTTTGTTTATGGAGCTATTCTTAAATGCTGAATTAGCCCAATTACAGAAACCTAAAATATTTACTTTTAGTTCAGCCTGCTTAACACTTGAGTTTCTCTTTGATACTGAGTGCATTGTAGGGTTTGGAAGCGAGATTGTTGAGAAATACTTTTATCCAGAGCATATTGAAGGCAGAATTAAACACGAAGTTGATTTGCAATCGACGATTAACGAAGTTAGAGGGTTAGTTGCTGCATAA
- a CDS encoding HAD family hydrolase: MTVTTSELRSRLSQVKLLALDVDGVLTDGGLYYTETGEVLRKFNIKDGQGIKLLKQAGVELAIITAKSALSTLNRAQDLGITYTFLGVEDKLSQLKTLCQKLDISLAQVAYIGDDYNDLEVLQAVGCPMTVADAMAANQSMAIYITKLPGGHGAVREVCEMLIASC; the protein is encoded by the coding sequence ATGACAGTTACTACCTCAGAACTGCGATCGCGGTTATCACAAGTTAAACTTTTAGCACTTGATGTCGATGGCGTACTCACTGATGGCGGACTTTACTACACCGAAACAGGAGAGGTTCTCCGAAAATTCAATATTAAAGATGGTCAAGGAATTAAGCTATTAAAGCAAGCTGGTGTAGAACTTGCCATTATTACCGCTAAATCTGCATTGTCAACACTCAATCGCGCTCAAGATCTAGGTATTACATATACCTTCTTAGGAGTAGAAGACAAGCTTTCGCAGTTAAAAACTCTTTGTCAAAAGTTAGATATCTCACTAGCGCAAGTAGCATACATTGGCGACGATTATAACGATCTTGAAGTTCTACAAGCTGTAGGTTGTCCGATGACAGTCGCGGATGCAATGGCTGCTAATCAAAGTATGGCAATTTACATCACTAAACTACCTGGAGGACACGGGGCGGTTAGAGAAGTTTGCGAGATGCTAATTGCTAGTTGTTAA